Proteins from a genomic interval of Denticeps clupeoides chromosome 20, fDenClu1.1, whole genome shotgun sequence:
- the dbi gene encoding acyl-CoA-binding protein: MTEEAFQKAAEEVKQLKAKPSDAEMLEVYALYKQATVGDVNTARPGMLDFTGKAKWDAWDGKKGTSKEDAMSTYIKLVEELKQKCGI, encoded by the exons ATGACCGAG GAAGCGTTTCAGAAAgctgctgaggaggtgaagcAGCTCAAAGCCAAGCCGAGTGATGCAGAGATGCTCGAGGTGTACGCCCTGTACAAGCAGGCCACCGTTGGAGACGTGAACACTG CTCGTCCTGGGATGCTTGATTTCACTGGAAAAGCTAAGTGGGATGCTTGGGATGGAAAGAAAG GAACAAGCAAAGAAGATGCAATGAGTACCTACATTAAACTGGTCGAGGAGCTGAAACAGAAGTGTGGCATCTAG